The Dasypus novemcinctus isolate mDasNov1 chromosome 24, mDasNov1.1.hap2, whole genome shotgun sequence sequence tttttcatttattgtgctgaGAACGGGTGGGACCTTACCGTCTGGAGattcatttccttcacttatggaaattttcttgatttaaaaaaaaatgtccccTTCTTTCCTCCATCTAATTTTCTAGAATATGAATCAAATATTGGTCtactaaattttcttttcttcatggacttcttattttaatttatgaaagattttctcaacatttccaATCCTAtcgatttttacatttttcttcattttttaatttatcagaGCTCTGAAAGAAGCCTCATGCCCAGGCTGGCTGAGAAGCAGGTAAGCCTCTCCAAAATCAAGTGTGCTTGagcctggggcaggagggggaaggaggggccaGGAGACCGGAAGTGTTTCAGAAAGGGAGAACTCCCCAAGGTCAAGGCAAGCGATGAGCACTGCGCCCTGCGCAGCAGGTACAGACGGAGCCTTCCACCGCAAGGGCTTCTGAGCACGAGGCTGCTGTCCTGGTGGTCGGAGGGTAGAGCTGTGGGGCATCCAGACCTTGGGACAAAGGCCACTGCCGGGGTTTAAAATGCTGGCCGAGGGGCCATGACCCTGGGGGTGCTCCAGCGAGCAGAACTCAGGAAGGAAGCCCCCCTCCCAGAGCCCTGGGGGACGAGAGAAACCAGCCCCACAGCTGGGGTAGAAATCAGGAGGACCTGGGGGCTGACTCGCGGGACCCAGCCTGGTTCAGCCGCACAAGGCCgcgggggcctggggctgggttGCTGGGGGCGGCTTCTAGTTCTCCGGCTCTGCTCCCAGGGGCTGGATGGCCACTGCTGCCCCCAGCCCAGCAGCTTTCCTTCAAAACACGGTGTGGGAGCAAGGATTACGTCTTCCTAACGACGACCCCTTCCGCTCGCCTCTGGAGCCGCCGCCCTCGGCAGGGCATGGTGGGGACGGTTTTCTCCCCCAGGTGACCGTCCTCCCCAGGTGACCGTCCTCCCCAGGTGACCGTCCCCCACCGCAGGCAGAACtgcctcccttcccttcttcgAGGGTAACCTCCGCCTCCAGGCTTGGGGCTGCCCGGTCGTGGCCGTCTCACGCCCACATCCTCTACCCCATTTCTGGAGCCGCCCCCACTCCccctgtgccccccccccccacccagcaggTCACCTGGCCCAAGAAAGCCTCCGGCTGCTTCCTGGCAGAGGCTCTTTCTGCCTTCCAGGCCTGCAGCCCTAAAACGTGCCCGCGCGGACCAGCAGGCACCCCTCTCAGGAGGGGACGAGCTGTCTGGACACAGCTCTGGGCACGCAGGGAGGTGGCAAGCAGCCCTCCCTCCAGGCCGGCGGCCAGGCCAGGGGCGTAGAACACCCACCCCGTGCCTTGGGGCAGTTGGCCGAGGCAGGTCACCCTGGGTCTCCAAACCGCCCTCCTCTTGGCGCAGCCCCATGGGCCCCTGGCTGCTCTTGAGACCAGAACCCTAAACTCCTCCCCCAGCTCCGCCGAGCAGGTCACAatgccccagcccagcccagggggacgctgagggaggaggtggggaaggggagcggCTTCCCACTCTGAGCTCACCTCTGAGAGGCTGCggggtccacccccactcccacccccaacaTTAGCCCTTCTCGTCCCCTTCACTTCCCTCCATGACCCAGCTATGCTTTTCCAGGACCCAAGTCCCTGCAGACCCCACCCCAGTCCCCCCCAGGGGcctgggtgctggggaggggtTGGGTAGTGCCGTGGGTCCGAGCGTGGTCCCCTGGGCCCCCCGCCTGGCCCAGCTGCTGGACAGCgtcctggggctgggggcgcTGGGGCTGGCGGCTGGGGCAGTCTTCTCTGCGGCCGGCCCggccctgctgctgctgctcagcTTCCTGGCCTTCGACCTGCTCCACAGGTAGGTGGGCAGGCGGCCGGCAGGAGGGCATGTGTGCAGGCAGGCACCTGGCGGCCTCTCTCCCCCTGCAGGCCTGcagctccttccctgccacagcgCAGGCTTCCCGAAGGCGGCCAGAACCAGGGGGCCGGTGAGGGTCCCGGACAGCGGGGGATGCCACTTCTGCcagccagggcaggggcaggcccgCCCGGCCTCCAGGACGCCCTGCTCCTGCTGCTCACAGCCCTGGGGCTGCTCCTGGGGGCCCGCGGCCCGCCCCTGGCCCTGCTGGGCCTGGCGTTCTGCCTCCACCCATGGGCCTGAGGCCTCGGAATACACCTGCCACACCCTGGGCCTGCTGTCCTGTGTCACGGCTGAGCGGGCAGGAGGCCTGCATGCAGTGGATCCCGGGCCCCACAGCGGGGTGTGAGAGCGGGGGGGCCCCCCAGGGCCTGGGAGCCACGAGGGCGTGAGAGGCCGGCCCAGGGCAGGGTGTGGTTGCCAGCCCGGATCTGCAGGTGGGGGGCTCCCAGAGAGCGGGGGTGCTGCGTTTCGGCCGGCGTGGAGAGGTCTGCTACCCAGGGCGGCTGCCCCAAAAGAAAGCTTGAGAAAGGGTCCACGGAGCTGCCAGCCGGGGGGTCTGGAGGGGGCTTGGGTGGACTTGGCAGCCTGAACTGCTCCTCATGGCTGGACCCCACCCCGTGCGGGTCACAATGGGGCTccgctggggagggggcaggcgaGAGGGAGCCCGGGGCTGCTGCCAGCCGTCCAGGTGCTGCAGGAGGCATCATGACTTAGGGGCTCTGCCCAGAGGTAGGTCCCGCCCCCCGTGCCGCCCCCCATCTGCCCTGGGCCCCAGGCCCCTCCAGGGCTGCCCTGCAGCTGGCCTGGCCCTTTCCCCAGGTGCACCCGCCATGACGCAGCAGCCGCGAGTGGAGACGGATGCCACCGGGGCCGGCGAGGGGCTGCAGCCCGAGACGCCCTGGCCGGCCTGGACCACGCGGCAGGGCTGGGCGCGCTGGTGGGCGTGCCACGTGCCCCGCAGCTGGGCACGCTGGTGGGCCGCCTCGGGCTGGCGGCGGCCGCTGCTGCGCGTGCTGTGGGGCCTTGAGGGCGTGCTCTACCTGCTGCTGGCGCTGATGCTGTGCCACGCGCTCTTCGCCACCGGCTCCCACCTGCTGAGCTCGCTGTGGCCTGTCGTGGCCGCGGCGTGGCGCCACCTGCTGCCCGCCGTGCTGCTGCTGGTGCTCAGCGCGCTGCCGGCCCTGCTCTTCACCGCCTCCTTCCTGCTGCTCTTCTCCACCCTGCTGAGCCTCGTGGGCCTCCTCTCCTCCATGGcacaccccagcccccaggccttGCAACAATAGATGGCGGCGAGCCCACCCGCTGCCTGTGTGTGTTGAGCCCGGGCTAGGGCCCGAGGCCCCGGGGAGGGCGGGCGAGGCTCAAGGGCTCCCCACTCGGCCGCCCCGCCTGGCCCCCGGCCCGGaccgcagcccccagccccggccgccccccgccccccccccgcccccagcacccagcctggcccctggcccccaggTCCTGCCCCAGCCCGtggccccagcccccagcacctggctccagccccagccccggccccagcccctg is a genomic window containing:
- the C24H20orf141 gene encoding uncharacterized protein C20orf141 homolog, with amino-acid sequence MTQLCFSRTQVPADPTPVPPRGLGAGEGLGSAVGPSVVPWAPRLAQLLDSVLGLGALGLAAGAVFSAAGPALLLLLSFLAFDLLHRPAAPSLPQRRLPEGGQNQGAGEGPGQRGMPLLPARAGAGPPGLQDALLLLLTALGLLLGARGPPLALLGLAFCLHPWA
- the TMEM239 gene encoding transmembrane protein 239, with the protein product MAGPHPVRVTMGLRWGGGRREGARGCCQPSRCCRRHHDLGALPRGRSRPPCRPPSALGPRPLQGCPAAGLALSPGAPAMTQQPRVETDATGAGEGLQPETPWPAWTTRQGWARWWACHVPRSWARWWAASGWRRPLLRVLWGLEGVLYLLLALMLCHALFATGSHLLSSLWPVVAAAWRHLLPAVLLLVLSALPALLFTASFLLLFSTLLSLVGLLSSMAHPSPQALQQ